TCACGAGCAGCTGAAGGTGCGATGCTCTTCCTGCTTATGATTCTGATAGGCGTTCTCATGTTGAATCATCACAAGTTGTTGTGTCTTGTCTCATTGTTCTTGAGTAGATTCAAAAGAACCTGCAGTTGAGAATAGAGGCACAGAGTAGGAAGCTGCAGCAGATGCTTGAAGAGCAAGCCAAAAGCAATACAAGTCTTGTGCAGCCTGAAAACATGGATGTCTCGTCTGCAGGAGATAGTCCTGCAGAAAGTTTCGACGATGCTCAACTGTTACACCAAGTTTCCATCGAAGATTAGTTAGCTTTAAGATGCAGCACACAGTTCCATTTCAAGTGTGGACAGGCTCACCAGCTTTGAACATTCCTCAAGTCAAGTCTCCTAACACGTACTAAAGATGAAATTTTTGTCCGATAAATTCTTGTTGAATGGATGCTTGGTGTAATATGATCAATTTCTTCCAACACTCAAAGTGTGTGAATTCACTTAGCTTTTCCACTGTTTTGGTACAAAAACGGATCCAAGACTTGGAATTCCATATGATCACACTGTTTGAATTAAGGATAGATGAATCTTTCTTACATATAGAAGAATGATGCTGATAAGTGTTCTAAGGTCCTTTAGCTGGTGTTCATATAACTTTTGACCATAATAAAAGGCTCTTATTTTGTTCTGGCAAAGAATTTTCGCTTTTCCTATCCATTCCAACAAATATTAAAGATCAAAGGTTTTGTTTTTTTACATCTATGATGAGCACTTGTAATGTCATGACCTAAGTAAGTTGGCCTAGTAAAGTTGTATTATGGATGGTGGCACTTGATAAACTACCTATCCGAAACAGCATAGTGTGTAGGGTAGTCCATTAGTACCTCAAATTGAGTGGCTTTAGGTATCTCTCAACAACATTGCTGTTTGTTCTCTCCTAATGCCAATTTGCTGCAGCTGACTTACAATAGTCAACAAGAAATGACTTGGATTAGAAATGGACCAGAGATTATTTATTCAGAGCACCTAATTCCCAAAAAAAACACAGTAAGCCTGACACTGAAATGCTCAGGTTTGTATTCAAAATCTGGGATGGAAATGTTTGGTAGCAAGCTTACAAGACAGTTTAAGAAAAATTTCCGGAGCTAGGCCTTCAATGTTGTATGAAACACACGACTGCTCCAGTGCTCCAGGGTGCTTAAGCAATACATTATGCTTTGTTGACGCGAATCTTCTGCCCTTCCAACATCTGAAAAGACAAAAGTattagagaaaaaagaaaaaaattccagCCACTTACGATGGTTGTTCTTGAGTCAATTACATGTTATTCAAAATGTGTAGCATTAGGAGGAAAGATATGGTTCAAGCAAAATCTCACCCTAAGAATCTACTTAAGTATATCTCTTCAAAAGCGAAGGGCATGTGTTGAATGATAGGTTGTGCTAGGGAGAAGCTTGTTATGAGCTACATACTAATGAAGAACCGAATGTGAGATTATTAGGGTTTCCTATAGAAGTGGTTCCAAGTGAACTCTACATTGCCGAGAAGAATCAGCTGGGTAAATTAAAGATTAACCCACACTTCAGCTGCCCAACTAATACATTAGTGATAAAATCATATCAGCAAGATGGAAAGAAAATAATGTTCTGAGACTTCTAAATGTTGCAAACAGAAACACATAAGCAGAAATAAATTGGAATCACACATAACACCTAAATGAACAAGTGTCCTCTCATAAGAGAATAGAAGCTTCAAATGCTACTAAACTATGGATTGAAATTTGATTCCTTTTAAAGCTATTGAAATAATGCAATGGTTTTGCTAGTTGGTTATAGTTGATACAGAATGAACAAGACTTACTATAAGTGGTTCTTTGCTCAAAATGTAGCACAACTAATATTAAGAACAAGATGTAGCACGACTtactgcattgttgaatgatgcaatagCAGCCTCCACTTCCTCATCAGAAGAAAATGATACAAAGCCAAAGCCACTGGACTTCGAAGTTCCTGGAACTCGGGATACTTTTGCACCAAGAACCTTTCCCTTTTCAGAGAAGAACTTGCTGAGTACATCAGTGGTAACTGTCTTCGCAAGATTGCCTATGTAAACCTTGTGTGGACTGTCAACAAACGTCGATTCTTCAGCTTGGAGAAGGGATAAATCAATGGTTTGAAAAGGTTTCTCTGTCACATTTACTTTGATTTTCCGACCTCCAACTTCCTGACACCAGGTTGCATTTAATGTTTGAGCTCAAACATGTCCATATAGCAAATGAAAGTAAACCAAATGCTCTAAATATCAAGTAAAAGTGTCCCATATCTGATGGTCCATAAAGTGGGACAAACAAACGAACCTCACAAACTTACAGTGTCATTGAGCTTTTCAATAGCTGCATTTGCATCCTCTACAGAGTTCATTGTCACAAATGCAAAACGCCGGCTCCTTCCAGAATATTTATCATACATAACCTGAAAGAGAAAACACATGACATATTAAATTCTCCTAGAATATGATCAGGCATACATAACATGGTTTTAGAGAAAGCAAGGAACCGAACCTTCTACCCATGATCAACTTGCAGATTAATGTCAGTTATTACAGTGACGATATTATGAGCATGCTGAAAGAATTTGCAGACCATTGCTTCTGAAACATTTGAGGCAGCTTTCATTCGTGGCAGAGAGTGTTTATTAAAGCTCTAGTTCGAGCTCTCCAATTTGCAACTAGGTAGGGTGAAAGTAGCGGTTTCGCTACCAAACACAGctcttattaaatttttttacataGTACAAGACAGACGAACTCCAAATTAAACTCGGTATATCACGAAGCTGTAGAGCTAAAATAGGAAGAAAGAAATCCAGAGAAGTAAAAACTCTCATTGTAGAATGTGGCAGACAATCAACTTCAAACATCCAAGCAGAGAATTCAAAGTATCATTACGTCTGTTAAAAGTTTAAATATACGAAAACAAATCAACAACACAGTACACCCAATAATTGTTGCCAAATCCCCTCCAAGATAGAAGCTTTCTGAACTACGACCAATTGAAGTTCTCAAGTTCTAAGGGGAAACAAtcacaaaaaagaaggaaaaagtggGTCATAATACCTCGGCCTTCTCCACAGATCCATGTTCCGCAAACATCTTGGTCAACTCCTCATTGTCCACGGTCCTTGGGATGTTCCCCACGTAGAGCCTCCGCGCGACTTCCGGCTCAGCCGTTGCGGTGGAATCCACGGCCAAGATGGAAAAAGCTCTCCTCCTGCGGACAGAGCAAGAAGCAGAAGAGGACAAAGAGAAGGAGGATAATGATCGGTAGTTCGCAGGAGAAGCTCCGGCAACCAGCCAGGCGGATACTTTGGGGATTCCGCTGCATTCCCTGGGATTATGGTAGAGATTGGGAGACAAGAACGACGAGATCGCCGCCATTCCTTCCAGAGAACGAAGAAACAAGGAAATTGAGGTGTAGGGTTTCTAGCAAAGAGCGAGTTAGGGTTTTTGGGGCGGGCGAAGGAAGAGGGGCGAAGCAGGGAAAGAGATGAGGAGCGTTATCTGCTTTAAACGGTGACAACGGTGGGCGAAAGGGGTGATGGCGACTGCGTTCACATGTTCCTGAGGCACATCGTAATGCCGCAACAGTGTTTCGGCCCATCAAAGAGGAAGGCCCATGTCACTTACTATAGCCCAAAGTCAAACCAATGTCAACGAGCAGCACAAGCCACCATGCCTCCAAAGTCAAATCTTATATTCTTTCTCGTTTGCACTTTCATCAGAATTAAGTTATCACTCATCCATTAAATGAGGCAAAAACAACTTCACTTGCATTATATCCAATCATCATTACATGTCTTTATGAAAACACTGACAAACTCGGAATTTTGCTAGAATGGATCGACGCAAAGCAGTTGACTTATAATTCTACAACCACATTTAGATGTCAAAGCTGAAAGCTGCAAGCTGCAATGCTACATTTACAGTCTGAGAGCTCCTTTATTACTTCGGTTCTACACTTCAATCTGTAATAGTTGTTACCTGGTGATGTTTCTTCAATGCAGAGGACCTGTTCTTTTATGTACAGAGATGAGAAGAACATGAAGGTCAAGGTCAGACCCAGTTCCTGGTAATTGAGAAGTTGTGGAATCTGAAGGACACATCTCCGGCAGTGTCCCTACTGAGACCGCCCTCGGCACCACCTCTGTAGACCAAATCCTGCAGCACTTTATCCACTGGGGATGGCGGCACAAGAGACGGTGTTGGTGACAGCTCAAATGGCAGCGACGACGGTGTCGTTGCCTCTGATCTCTCGGCCATGCTCGTCGGACTGGAAGGAGGCGTCTTCCACATGAGCAGGTGGAGTAAAATGGGCTTCAGCGCATGTCGGTGCAGTGAGAGCTTCTGGCTGAGGGAGACCGTGTCGAAGCACCTGATGGCTCCTGATGTGGACACCATCCATGGAAGGACCTTCTCGTCCCCGACCCTTGAGATCACTAGTCGCTTTGAAGCTTCCGAAGCTTCTTTGAAGAGTTCTTTGAGTCCCGATCGAGCTGCAGCAACTCCTGAGTTGTTATCATCCGTTACGGACGATATGTAGATAAAACCCTGTTAAAAAAACTATCGTCTTTCAGAACATATTTAGGATCTTGAAGCTACGACATGTTTGAAGGCATGAGAAAACATTTACTGAAGGAAATGGCGGTAGCATTTCGAAGACTTAGGGTCCATAAATTCTGTCTAGATTCAAACAATTCTAGCGAAAGGGATGAATGATTTTAGGAAAGTTAAGGAATGAACAACCAACAAAACAAATCCAACAATTGAATTTGTTGAAAGGTGTTAAAGAAAACCTCTTCGGTGCGACTAATCGCAAAGCCAAGCTTCGTATCACCTTCCTGTAGCATAATTTCCAATGGCATCTCCCCTGCTATTGGAGTGTACCAAAGCCTAACAGCTCTTACCACCCCAATGTCCACTCCATGGTAATCCTCAAATCCATAGAGGCTGACATTTGCCAAGTTTGAGAGGTCAGCCAGTGATCCCATGTTTACCGTAGATGAAGCCGTCTCTCCTGAGATCTGTCACGACAAAATTACAATTACTTTCAATTTACAAACAGTAGAGCTCAAAGAAGACTGGTGAAGAGAACAACATTGGGTGATATCTGGAGCTTGTTCTCAGATTACCTTAGTAAGCAGGGCCTCAGTTTGGAGGCTGCTGAAGGCAATGGGGACCCCTGATGCCTGCGAGGAGTTGAACCAAGCATTGGCTCGGGATAAGGTGTCCTCGAGAGAGCTATAGCGGGTGCCTGAAGGATCTGATGCCTTGGGAAGGATGAGCATGGAAAGAAAACAGCTCGAGTTCGAGGTGCGCAATGactccttcatcttcttctcccATGGATACGAGACATAACCATCCTGGACTTGTGTGTTGCTCAGCACACACACCACCCTGGAGCTCCTTGACCCTTTTCAGAAGCGGTCAGTACAAAAACCATTAGATTGAGAAAGATGAAACCCAATCTGGCAGCATCCTTTGCCAGCTCTTTCAAATAGCCATATCAAAATAAGCTATTAACTTAATGTTAACTTCTTAATGGCACTAATTTAACTTAATCCCAGTGAAGCGAAGCTATAATGCATCTTCTTCAAAGCAATCTACAGATACAGCAGGGATCTTAACTGCCGATAAGAACTTAAGCATCTACTCATGTGGATTGATTCCACACAAATCCTAGAAATATTTATTGTGACCACATTATGTTTTGTGTACTTGGAAGATGCACAATGTTTATTCTAACACTTTGGGGACTGGATCTAGAATCTGAATCACCCAGGGCAACATTTCTTGCAATCACCAAGAAGTGGCATGCGAGTGGTTCTCTAGAATACCGTCCATGACCCATTGCTTTCTTCAAAACAAATCTTATTCAAAAGTCATCCCTGTGGATGTGCCCTAGAAGCCAAATTTTATTTGACATTAGACTAACAACAGTACATGTGGAGAACTGGAAATAAAAAGAATCAGACAAAATTTTCTCTGTTGAATAGAATCTAGTACTGTCTATGGAGTATCTGCTTCTGTAAAGGCCAAACGACATATATAAACAAAGAAGGTGATAAACCTTCATTTCACCCTTCAAGTTCACATAAGCATATTTACAGAGCAAAATATTGGTTCCATGCATCGTGACAAATTTCACGAGGTCTCAATACATAAATTTAGTGTCCCACAAGCTGATTACGAAATAATTACATTATTCTTACAAAGGGATCCCGACCCAATTCCTttggatttaaaaagaaaactccaaAAATCAGATAGATATTCACTAGATACCTCAAGTCTGTATGAAAACTACATAAACATTCTCAGCCAAGAAACCTAATCACTGACCAATGTAAGTACAAGAAATATCTCGATCACAGGTTTGTAAAATTTTACCGACCTACTGAAACAACACAAAAGAAGAACTTTCATCTTCAATTTTTTCTAGCCATCAATTGAAAAATAGACCAATGAAATCAATATTCAACCACAATAGTTTTCCGTAATAGGCCAATGAAATCAATACTTAACCACAATAGGTTTGGCATACAACCTGAAATCCTCATACTTCTCTATAAACAGAAACAGAACTTAAACTTCAAATCGCAAGTTGTGGACTCACCCCTGAAACATTCTCTCTATACAAACAAATAAAACCTAAAAGGTTCAGAATTAACAATTATATGTTACACAAGGAGAGCTCATGCAAGAGAGACTTAGTATTTTGTATGCTAGTGATCTGCATCTATAATGTTATTCTAAACATTCTTTCCATAAGATCTGTTCTATAATTGAAGAAGAATGAATGGATTCTTGGAATTTGATTCCCGTTTAACACCAAAAGAAAACACAGTAAAagaaggtgaaactattgcttatAGATTTAGCACCGCAGAACTTCATCTTTGCCTCTTGACAATTGCATTAATATATTATTCGAAACTTTGGAGGGGCTTATGTGCAAATGAAAGAGGAAAGGAGGAGAATTACTTACTCTGCAAGGCGATGCACTCGGACTCGGAACGGTCGGCCAGGGCGACGGCGTAATTGGGGTCGCGGATCGAGCGGAGCAGGTACTGCCGCCGCCCTGCCGGCGGgtggggcacgacgcaggcgtggAGCTCAAGGATGACGGCGCTAGGGTCGCCGCCGCCGCGGCGGGCCTTGAGGAGGACGGAGGTGTCGCCGCGCTTGAACGCGGTGTGGAGGTACTTCATGACCCCGGCCCGCCCGCCCTTGAAAGGCGCCTGGACCGGAGGCGAGCCCCCGAAGGTGACCTCCTCCAGGATGTCCCCGGTCTGCAGCGCCGCCGTCTCCCCGCCGGCCCCGCTCCACTCCTCCGCCTTGCTGCCCCCCGCCACGCACTCGATCGCCACCACCGTCGCGCGTCCCCCGCCGTCGTATCGGTCCATTTTCATCGCGCCTCTACAACAAAGCTTCAATCTTTACGGCTCTTCCACCGCCAAAAATCGATCTTTTCTCGAAATCGATGATAAAGTATCCCTGTAAGGGTGAAATTCGAAGAAagatttgaaattatttttttttgcacTCACGTTCTTCCCGAAGTCCGAGAGAAAGAGGGGAGACAAAGATCGTCGCTCCCCTCCAGAAGCTTCAAAGTGAGACCCAATTCGCGTgacgaaagagagagagatattAACTTAAGAAACCCAAAAGTCCTGCAACCAAAAGGAAGACTTTGACTATGGAAAAGCCACCATTCGTTGTCTTCCGATGAGCAGATATTAGCGACAGCGAC
Above is a genomic segment from Musa acuminata AAA Group cultivar baxijiao chromosome BXJ3-4, Cavendish_Baxijiao_AAA, whole genome shotgun sequence containing:
- the LOC135636672 gene encoding small ribosomal subunit protein cS22-like, yielding MAAISSFLSPNLYHNPRECSGIPKVSAWLVAGASPANYRSLSSFSLSSSASCSVRRRRAFSILAVDSTATAEPEVARRLYVGNIPRTVDNEELTKMFAEHGSVEKAEVMYDKYSGRSRRFAFVTMNSVEDANAAIEKLNDTEVGGRKIKVNVTEKPFQTIDLSLLQAEESTFVDSPHKVYIGNLAKTVTTDVLSKFFSEKGKVLGAKVSRVPGTSKSSGFGFVSFSSDEEVEAAIASFNNAMLEGQKIRVNKA
- the LOC135636671 gene encoding uncharacterized protein LOC135636671 is translated as MKMDRYDGGGRATVVAIECVAGGSKAEEWSGAGGETAALQTGDILEEVTFGGSPPVQAPFKGGRAGVMKYLHTAFKRGDTSVLLKARRGGGDPSAVILELHACVVPHPPAGRRQYLLRSIRDPNYAVALADRSESECIALQRSRSSRVVCVLSNTQVQDGYVSYPWEKKMKESLRTSNSSCFLSMLILPKASDPSGTRYSSLEDTLSRANAWFNSSQASGVPIAFSSLQTEALLTKISGETASSTVNMGSLADLSNLANVSLYGFEDYHGVDIGVVRAVRLWYTPIAGEMPLEIMLQEGDTKLGFAISRTEEGFIYISSVTDDNNSGVAAARSGLKELFKEASEASKRLVISRVGDEKVLPWMVSTSGAIRCFDTVSLSQKLSLHRHALKPILLHLLMWKTPPSSPTSMAERSEATTPSSLPFELSPTPSLVPPSPVDKVLQDLVYRGGAEGGLSRDTAGDVSFRFHNFSITRNWV